The following are encoded together in the Gemmatimonadaceae bacterium genome:
- a CDS encoding class II aldolase/adducin family protein, giving the protein MAGEPALRAEVVRVCRRLDARGLIAGPDGNVSVRLDNGNLLVTPAGMSKAELRAEDLVVVDPDGHLVSGNHPASSEIRMHMRIYRLRSDVRAVVHAHPPTATAFGVAGEDFMAPVLPEVVLQMGGVPLIPYATPGGEQLADLFEPFLPHHDAFIMANHGATTVGPTLTIAHQRMESLEHAARILLAARQVGRIRTLSDAHAAELRAAAKAARDTE; this is encoded by the coding sequence GTGGCCGGCGAGCCCGCGCTTCGCGCTGAGGTCGTCCGCGTCTGCCGTCGGCTGGACGCCCGCGGGCTGATCGCGGGCCCGGACGGCAACGTCTCCGTCCGGTTGGACAATGGGAACCTACTGGTCACCCCGGCCGGGATGTCCAAGGCGGAGCTACGGGCCGAGGACCTGGTGGTGGTGGACCCCGACGGGCATCTCGTTTCCGGGAACCATCCTGCGTCGTCAGAGATAAGGATGCATATGCGCATCTACCGCCTGCGGTCCGACGTGCGTGCTGTGGTCCACGCGCATCCACCAACGGCGACGGCTTTCGGGGTGGCGGGCGAGGATTTCATGGCGCCCGTGCTTCCCGAGGTCGTGCTCCAGATGGGCGGAGTGCCTCTCATTCCGTACGCCACACCGGGCGGCGAGCAGCTCGCCGACCTGTTCGAACCCTTCCTACCGCATCACGACGCGTTTATCATGGCCAATCACGGCGCAACCACCGTCGGTCCAACCCTCACCATTGCGCACCAGCGCATGGAAAGCCTGGAGCACGCGGCGCGCATCCTGCTCGCTGCGCGCCAGGTGGGGCGGATCCGCACGTTGAGCGACGCGCATGCAGCCGAACTGCGCGCCGCCGCCAAAGCCGCGCGGGACACCGAATGA
- a CDS encoding dihydroorotase, whose translation MSKLILLRGGRVVDPSQRLDATADVLIADGTIAEVGPRVAEGAPSAEIVDCAGLVVAPGFIDVHCHLREPGREDVETITTGARAAAVGGFTAVCAMPNTDPVTDNQAAVGFIVRQSQRADAARVYPIGAISVGQKGISLAEFGEMVGAGAVAVSDDGKPVVSAHLMRTALEYARNFGIPVADHCEEPTLAQGGAMNEGLMSAKLGLKGIPSEAEEIMAIRDILLARRTGGHIHLCHMSTRGSVDLIRWGKERHINVTAEVCPHHISLTEEAVGAYNTNAKMNPPLRTADDVEALRDAVRDGTIDVIATDHAPHHYDEKEREFADAPNGIVGLETAFAVNVTWLVKPGIIDVPLLIDRMAVAPARIFHLPGGTLRRGSPADVTVFDPVAEWTVDPAKFRSKGRNSPYAGMTLTGRVHYTLVDGRVIHRIAG comes from the coding sequence ATGAGTAAACTGATATTGCTGCGCGGTGGCCGCGTGGTGGATCCGTCGCAGCGGCTCGACGCCACGGCCGATGTGCTGATCGCCGACGGCACCATCGCCGAGGTTGGGCCGAGGGTGGCCGAGGGCGCCCCCTCGGCGGAGATCGTGGACTGCGCTGGACTGGTCGTCGCTCCTGGATTCATCGACGTGCACTGCCACCTGCGCGAGCCGGGCCGCGAGGACGTGGAGACGATCACCACTGGCGCCCGGGCGGCGGCCGTCGGCGGATTCACCGCCGTCTGCGCCATGCCCAACACCGATCCGGTGACCGATAACCAGGCGGCGGTCGGGTTCATCGTTCGCCAGTCCCAGCGGGCCGACGCGGCCCGCGTCTACCCGATCGGCGCCATCTCGGTGGGCCAGAAGGGGATCTCGCTCGCCGAGTTCGGAGAGATGGTGGGCGCCGGCGCGGTGGCGGTGAGCGACGACGGCAAACCCGTGGTGAGCGCGCACCTGATGCGCACCGCGCTCGAGTACGCCCGCAACTTCGGCATCCCGGTGGCTGACCACTGCGAGGAGCCGACGCTCGCCCAGGGCGGCGCGATGAACGAAGGACTCATGAGCGCGAAGCTCGGGCTCAAGGGCATCCCTTCGGAGGCCGAGGAAATCATGGCCATCCGCGACATTCTGCTGGCCCGCCGCACCGGCGGCCATATCCATCTGTGCCACATGAGCACCCGCGGGTCGGTGGACCTCATCCGGTGGGGGAAGGAGCGCCACATCAACGTCACGGCCGAGGTGTGCCCGCACCACATCTCGCTCACCGAGGAGGCCGTCGGGGCGTACAACACGAATGCCAAGATGAATCCGCCGCTGCGCACGGCCGACGACGTCGAGGCGCTACGCGACGCGGTGCGCGATGGCACGATCGACGTCATCGCGACCGACCACGCCCCCCACCACTACGACGAGAAGGAACGTGAGTTCGCCGATGCCCCCAACGGTATCGTCGGGTTGGAGACGGCGTTCGCCGTCAACGTCACTTGGCTGGTGAAGCCCGGCATCATCGACGTGCCCCTGCTCATCGACCGGATGGCCGTGGCACCGGCGCGCATCTTCCACCTGCCGGGTGGCACGCTCCGCCGCGGCAGCCCGGCCGACGTCACGGTGTTCGATCCCGTGGCGGAGTGGACGGTCGACCCGGCCAAGTTCCGGTCCAAAGGGAGGAACTCGCCGTATGCCGGTATGACCCTCACCGGCCGGGTCCACTACACGCTGGTCGACGGGCGCGTGATTCACCGGATTGCGGGGTGA
- a CDS encoding aspartate carbamoyltransferase catalytic subunit, producing MTGPLGKDLLGLEPLTGEQIALILDTAEPFKEISERAIKKVPTLRGATIVNLFFEASTRTRVSFEFAEKRLSADTVNVAASGSSVSKGETLVDTARNLEAMRIDMVVIRHGASGAAQFLADRIESNVINAGDGTHEHPTQGLLDLLTLRDHFKKLEGLKVCICGDVLHSRVARSNIWGLTKMGAQVAVCGPRSLLPNAIDEMGVTIFDHIEDAIGWADALNILRLQLERMTAGYIPSLREYNRVFGVSRERLERAGRDILILHPGPMNRGVEIDSDVADGPFSVILNQVTNGVAVRMAVLYLLSGGRPELAEAAKHGGGR from the coding sequence ATGACCGGGCCGCTCGGGAAGGACCTTCTCGGGCTCGAGCCGCTCACCGGCGAACAAATCGCATTGATCCTCGACACGGCCGAACCGTTCAAGGAGATCAGTGAGCGTGCGATCAAGAAAGTGCCCACGCTGCGCGGCGCCACGATCGTCAATCTGTTTTTCGAAGCCTCCACCCGTACGCGCGTGTCGTTTGAATTCGCGGAGAAGCGGTTGTCGGCCGATACGGTGAACGTGGCGGCCTCGGGATCGAGCGTCTCCAAGGGGGAGACGCTGGTCGACACGGCGCGGAACCTCGAGGCGATGCGCATCGACATGGTGGTCATCCGCCACGGGGCTTCTGGGGCCGCCCAGTTCCTGGCCGACCGCATCGAGTCCAACGTGATCAATGCCGGCGACGGTACGCATGAGCACCCCACGCAGGGGCTGCTCGACCTGCTCACCCTCCGCGACCACTTCAAGAAGCTCGAGGGGCTCAAGGTCTGCATTTGCGGCGACGTCCTGCACTCGCGGGTCGCGCGGTCGAACATCTGGGGGCTCACGAAGATGGGCGCCCAAGTGGCAGTGTGCGGCCCGCGGTCGCTGCTGCCCAACGCGATCGACGAAATGGGCGTGACGATCTTCGATCACATCGAGGACGCCATCGGCTGGGCCGACGCGCTCAACATCCTTCGCTTGCAGCTCGAGCGCATGACGGCGGGGTACATCCCCTCGCTGCGCGAGTACAATCGCGTGTTCGGCGTGTCGCGCGAGCGGCTGGAGCGTGCGGGCCGCGACATCCTCATCCTCCACCCCGGCCCCATGAACCGCGGCGTCGAGATCGACTCCGACGTGGCGGACGGGCCGTTCAGCGTGATTCTCAATCAGGTGACCAACGGCGTGGCCGTCCGCATGGCCGTGCTCTACCTGCTGTCGGGCGGTCGCCCGGAGCTGGCCGAAGCCGCCAAGCACGGGGGCGGCCGATGA